From the Oncorhynchus nerka isolate Pitt River linkage group LG20, Oner_Uvic_2.0, whole genome shotgun sequence genome, one window contains:
- the si:ch211-13f8.1 gene encoding uncharacterized protein si:ch211-13f8.1, with translation MGKGAEKGERGGPADSVPGQPRGLGEGASLENIQSDSTSATKEDLPPSSKPAPASSSTSSNSSHRHWAPPKGFWRVARPETLVLNRVSTQSTVGTQTTMPILSSFVRLKDEPSANAILSGPQSKSRLASVDSVDEDRDEREGCWNMLRSDSLDCYLERCDKKEAKEPMDPVGGLWRAESWESVCSQEGTLSLGDTVEANQRARGRSVNRRRNTKRGEEKGGVDIPYLCVDQIDKRDVSPDASASWNNECDLTIPQQELLELPGSHFNPEELPLSPRHEQAMLLLERARLKARFNHAKGERPQTRRSHSAQRYNPKRQQSGIDSALVQKAVAVKPKEELTAPPSSGPLLVPQSRDLSPGGHNRRYGNSPTRVRFEDESEKEAESRYLDRVRERGRATGQKSKGTLEKKAESSISITGLTPRLEDVGFTNAKSTQVTEVVVVLRKCEACGSILRDPPVPEPETQSGNAEENQGRKVSRYGPPAQSDGIPQPDQPSSIHPKAAGVTFGEVLILGEDKEGGAGGGVGERSSGFGKLRRRSRKGESRLKRVGSGHGPYGASWAHRRNSNPRNRVNVCRRAVTFALGSPVALDRPLVGASGNSSPKDSDAPTPPLPIKSALKSGCKSRASGQRVVKLLPSVQYHLINLDEGAGGSPQHDLITTEHHGEGPISAPSGSPPNAALVPCIRPSSLRYSPARITPDLPPAELWETAADGAGLALSGDVCRDLLVALPECRPALRCLGVSRAEDLRAELLRAEHLKAEAQWEDGQEGARRSMAERDSRPKLSLRRFFSSIGLHSVGRLVKGGRSSSMEQLSISAPRASSASPSPTHSPHTNTRLQRTPSLQALHTVSPLAQLRKASSVQSLERRVERSTILGEVSVPKSLAPRMIQRALSVEDVLAPRVVRPMGPMGRVVQAFPDGTLWLELTRPPNGPFGFVISRGKGRPVTGVYVEQVGDGTEEGLYSGLLGVGDEILEVNGETVAGLTLDLVTRLMTRDSTASIRVLPHRRNHR, from the exons ATGGGGAAGGGggcagagaagggggagaggggaggcccGGCTGATAGTGTGCCGGGGCAGCCTCGCGGTTTGGGGGAGGGGGCCAGCTTGGAGAACATCCAGTCAGACAGCACCAGCGCAACCAAGGaggacctccctccttcttcaaaGCCCGCTCCTgcatcctcctccacctcttctaacTCCTCTCACAGACACTGGGCACCTCCTAAAGGATTTTGGAGGGTAGCACGCCCAGAGACTCTGGTTCTGAATAGGGTGAGCACTCAGTCTACTGTGGGCACTCAGACTACAATGCCCATACTCTCGTCTTTTGTACGTCTGAAGGATGAACCCTCTGCGAATGCCATCCTCTCAGGGCCCCAGAGTAAGTCAAGACTGGCTTCTGTGGATTCTGTAGACGAGGACAGGGACGAGAGGGAAGGGTGTTGGAACATGCTGCGTTCGGACAGCCTGGACTGCTACCTGGAGAGGTGTGATAAGAAAGAAGCGAAGGAGCCTATGGATCCCGTGGGGGGGCTGTGGAGGGCGGAGAGCTGGGAAAGTGTGTGCTCGCAGGAAGGGACGCTTTCGCTGGGGGATACAGTGGAGGCCAACCAGAGAGCAAGAGGGCGGTCAGTGAACAGACGAAGGAAcaccaagagaggagaggagaaaggcggCGTGGACATCCCATACCTCTGTGTTGACCAGATAGAcaagagagatg TGTCTCCAGATGCATCTGCCTCCTGGAACAATGAGTGTGATTTAACCATTCCACAACAGGAGCTGCTTGAACTTCCCGG CTCACACTTCAACCCTGAGGAACTTCCTCTGAGCCCCAGACATGAGCAGGCCATGCTCCTGCTGGAGAGGGCTCGGTTAAAAGCCCGCTTCAATCACGCCAAAGGGGAACGCCCTCAAACCCGCCGCTCCCATTCTGCCCAGAGATACAACCC CAAGAGGCAGCAGTCTGGGATTGATTCAGCACTGGTCCAAAAGGCTGTGGCTGTTAAACCCAAGGAAGAGCTGACAGCCCCACCCTCATCAGGTCCACTCCTGGTCCCACAAAGCAGAGACCTCTCCCCTGGGGGGCATAATCGTCGGTATGGTAACTCACCCACAAGGGTGCGGTTTGAGGATGAATCAGAGAAGGAGGCAGAGTCTCGCTACCTGGATCGGGTGAGGGAGCGTGGGCGGGCCACGGGACAGAAATCCAAGGGCACTCTGGAAAAGAAGGCGGAGTCTAGCATAAGCATTACAGGCCTTACTCCAAGACTGGAGGATGTTGGTTTCACGAACGCTAaatctacccaggtaacagaggtagtggtggtgttgaggaAATGTGAGGCTTGTGGATCCATTCTTAGGGATCCTCCAGTGCCCGAACCAGAGACTCAGTCCGGCAATGCGGAGGAGAATCAAGGCAGGAAGGTCTCTCGCTATGGCCCCCCAGCCCAATCAGACGGGATCCCCCAACCAGATCAGCCCAGCAGCATCCACCCCAAAGCGGCTGGGGTCACCTTCGGTGAGGTCCTGATTCTGGGAGAGGATAAAGAGGGCGGGGCCGGGGGTGGAGTGGGGGAGAGGTCCTCTGGTTTTGGGAAGTTGAGGAGGCGCAGCAGGAAGGGAGAGAGCCGGCTGAAACGGGTCGGCTCGGGACATGGCCCCTATGGTGCCTCGTGGGCCCACCGTCGAAACTCCAACCCCAGAAACAGGGTCAACGTGTGCAGGCGAGCCGTCACCTTTGCTCTAGGCAGTCCTGTAGCTCTGGACCGCCCTCTGGTGGGAGCCTCCGGAAACAGCAGCCCCAAGGATAGTGACGCCCCCACCCCGCCACTGCCCATTAAGTCAGCTCTGAAGTCAGGCTGCAAGAGCAGGGCGAGTGGGCAGCGTGTGGTAAAGCTCCTGCCCTCGGTTCAGTATCACCTCATCAACCTGGATGAGGGGGCAGGGGGAAGCCCACAGCATGACCTCATCACCACAGAGCATCATGGGGAGGGTCCTATCTCTGCCCCCTCAGGGTCTCCCCCTAACGCCGCCTTAGTCCCCTGCATCCGACCATCGTCCCTCAGGTACTCCCCTGCAAGGATCACCCCTGACCTCCCCCCTGCGGAACTCTGGGAAACTGCTGCAGATGGAGCTG GTCTGGCGCTGAGCGGAGACGTGTGTCGAGATCTGCTGGTGGCTCTTCCAGAGTGCCGCCCTGCGCTGCGCTGCTTGGGCGTGTCCCGAGCAGAGGACCTGAGGGCAGAGTTATTGAGAGCGGAGCACCTGAAGGCAGAGGCTCAGTGGGAGGATGGCCAAGAGGGGGCTCG GAGGTCTATGGCAGAGCGGGACAGCAGACCCAAGCTATCTCTGCGACGGTTCTTCTCCTCCATCGGGCTGCACAGTGTGGGCAGGCTGGTGAAGGGAGGGCGCTCCAGCAGCATGGAACAGCTCAGCATCTCAGCGCCGCGGGCCAGCTCCGCCTCACCCAGCCCCACCCACAGCCCTCACACCAACACCCGCCTGCAGAGGACCCCCTCACTACAGGCCCTGCACACA GTGTCCCCACTGGCCCAGCTTCGGAAAGCCTCCTCTGTGCAGAgtctggagaggagagtggagcgtTCTACCATTCTGGGAGAGGTGTCTGTGCCTAAAAGCCTGGCACCCAG GATGATCCAGAGAGCCCTGAGTGTGGAAGATGTGTTAGCCCCTCGGGTGGTGCGTCCCATGGGTCCAATGGGTAGGGTCGTCCAGGCCTTCCCTGATGGGACCCTCTGGTTGGAGCTCACCAGACCCCCTAACGGCCCTTTTGGATTCGTCATCTCACGGGGCAAAGGTCGACCGGTCACAG GTGTGTACGTGGAGCAGGTAGGGGACGGTACTGAGGAGGGCCTGTACTCTGGGCTCCTGGGTGTTGGGGATGAGATTCTGGAGGTGAACGGGGAGACAGTGGCTGGACTGACCCTGGATCTGGTGACACGCCTCATGACCCGTGACAGCACTGCCTCTATCCGTGTCCTGCCACACCGTCGGAACCATCGCTAA